The following are encoded together in the Pygocentrus nattereri isolate fPygNat1 chromosome 15, fPygNat1.pri, whole genome shotgun sequence genome:
- the pth1b gene encoding parathyroid hormone 1b → MSSVLAMDKTLLMILLWNLWSLPNLEGLPVSKRSISEVQLMHNVGEHKQVLERQDWLQVKLKSILIPSVNDSQKGQKGKTRTFFPDISTAGKIRSGS, encoded by the exons ATGTCATCAGTACTTGCCATGGACAAAACCCTTTTAATGATTTTGCTGTGGAACCTGTGGAGTCTGCCAAATTTGGAGGGGCTACCAGTCAG CAAGAGGTCCATCAGTGAAGTCCAACTCATGCACAATGTTGGAGAACACAAGCAAGTGCTAGAAAGGCAGGATTGGCTGCAAGTGAAGCTGAAGTCTATCCTGATCCCCTCCGTCAACGACTCgcaaaaaggacaaaaagggAAAACCAGGACTTTTTTCCCAGATATTTCAACAGCTGGGAAGATCCGATCAGGATCCTGA